A section of the Amycolatopsis sp. AA4 genome encodes:
- a CDS encoding DUF2891 family protein, translated as MVVFSRPLRWRSLVPLVLAAALTLPGVAHADPATPSWPKFEKSRTGMVKKLAEPVLNCVKKKDETAAESPIFHGCYDWHSAVHGHYALYATYLATHDKKYLDAAEKQMQPAGDPGVVARELKYMQDGSIGEDTADTPYGMAWLLEMERAREQATGTRTTRPLADEAVKQIKSWLTGGNAEQNLFYDMHSNLSWTLQTLAGWAQYTGDDALLSSVREDVSKYLKTDEADQRCAEVLPGELSGELEPKSDITENGFLAPCLMRLAAVAKAGGPGAAEWVSRRLPKDVSVSLLTDPRSAHSAGLNFSRANALWEIYQATRDSAVRNGFVKLVTAEVARPQDWDTTSDYLNSHWIAQFGIRAIDQTFAHPEQGRGR; from the coding sequence ATGGTCGTATTCTCCCGCCCACTCCGATGGCGCTCGCTCGTTCCCTTGGTGCTGGCCGCCGCGTTGACGCTGCCCGGAGTGGCGCACGCCGACCCCGCCACGCCCAGCTGGCCTAAGTTCGAGAAAAGCCGGACCGGCATGGTGAAGAAGCTGGCGGAGCCGGTACTGAATTGTGTCAAAAAGAAGGACGAGACAGCAGCGGAAAGCCCGATTTTCCACGGCTGTTACGACTGGCATTCGGCCGTGCACGGGCACTACGCCCTCTACGCGACCTATCTGGCCACGCACGACAAGAAGTACCTCGACGCGGCGGAGAAGCAAATGCAGCCCGCGGGCGATCCCGGCGTCGTGGCACGGGAACTGAAGTACATGCAGGACGGTTCGATCGGCGAGGACACGGCGGACACCCCGTACGGGATGGCCTGGCTGCTCGAGATGGAGAGGGCGCGCGAGCAGGCCACGGGAACCCGCACGACCCGGCCGCTGGCCGACGAGGCGGTCAAGCAGATCAAGTCGTGGCTGACCGGCGGCAACGCGGAACAGAATCTCTTCTACGACATGCATTCCAACCTGTCCTGGACGCTGCAGACTCTGGCCGGATGGGCGCAGTACACCGGTGACGACGCCCTTCTCTCGTCGGTGCGCGAAGACGTGTCGAAGTACCTGAAGACCGACGAAGCGGACCAGCGATGCGCGGAGGTGTTGCCGGGCGAGCTCTCCGGCGAACTGGAGCCCAAGAGCGACATCACCGAGAACGGCTTCCTGGCACCGTGTCTCATGCGTTTGGCCGCGGTGGCGAAGGCAGGCGGGCCGGGCGCCGCGGAGTGGGTTTCGCGGCGACTGCCCAAGGACGTGTCGGTGTCGCTGCTCACCGATCCGCGGTCGGCGCATTCGGCGGGGCTCAACTTCTCCCGGGCCAACGCCCTGTGGGAAATCTACCAGGCCACTCGCGACTCCGCCGTTCGCAACGGTTTCGTCAAACTGGTCACCGCGGAGGTCGCCCGCCCGCAGGACTGGGACACGACTTCGGACTACCTGAACTCCCACTGGATCGCGCAATTCGGAATCCGGGCCATCGACCAGACTTTCGCGCACCCGGAGCAAGGACGCGGCCGGTGA
- a CDS encoding LxmA leader domain family RiPP — MHTMTETDLLSGYTAYTTAEELDQFDGKAAPAATTPVLAPILIRASIIAARSSQQCAAGIAAAGGGIWRTIRKVC, encoded by the coding sequence ATGCACACCATGACCGAAACCGATCTGCTGAGCGGTTACACCGCTTACACGACGGCTGAGGAGCTGGACCAGTTCGACGGCAAGGCCGCGCCCGCCGCGACCACCCCCGTCCTGGCTCCGATCCTCATCCGGGCCAGCATCATCGCCGCGCGTTCCTCGCAGCAGTGCGCGGCGGGGATCGCCGCCGCGGGCGGCGGGATCTGGAGGACCATCAGGAAGGTGTGCTGA
- a CDS encoding flavoprotein yields the protein MPELYSSDLEAVDVVTGEVTFERLLLVGSGALSAAFLPYWINWIDAVLPAISLKVALTRSAANFVSRHALSALSRTDVLLDEWPDEPGRDAPHVALANWADVIAVYPATLNFISRFALGLGDSPALLALQCTEAVVGIAPALPPGAAGNPVVAAHLRSFADRPRVVVSPTETAVSASSGESAAGSVAPLSELIGLLERRYRQLTADKRPE from the coding sequence ATGCCCGAACTCTATTCATCCGACCTCGAAGCGGTCGACGTCGTCACCGGCGAGGTGACGTTCGAGCGCCTGCTGCTGGTCGGTTCAGGAGCGCTGAGCGCGGCGTTCCTGCCGTACTGGATCAACTGGATCGACGCCGTGCTGCCGGCGATCTCGCTGAAGGTCGCACTCACCAGGTCCGCCGCGAATTTCGTTTCCCGGCACGCCCTCTCGGCGTTGTCCCGGACGGATGTCCTGCTCGACGAATGGCCGGACGAGCCGGGCCGGGACGCACCGCACGTCGCGCTGGCGAACTGGGCCGACGTGATCGCGGTCTATCCCGCGACGTTGAACTTCATCTCCCGTTTCGCGCTGGGCCTCGGGGATTCGCCCGCGCTGCTCGCGCTGCAGTGCACCGAGGCGGTCGTCGGCATCGCCCCCGCGCTGCCTCCCGGCGCGGCGGGCAACCCGGTGGTGGCCGCACATCTGCGTTCGTTCGCGGATCGGCCGCGAGTCGTGGTGAGCCCCACCGAAACCGCCGTGAGCGCCAGCTCCGGCGAGTCCGCGGCGGGCAGCGTCGCGCCGCTGTCCGAGCTGATCGGCTTGCTGGAACGGCGATACCGCCAGCTGACGGCGGATAAGAGGCCGGAATGA
- the lxmK gene encoding class V lanthionine synthetase subunit LxmK, translating to MTGIGETVSWQLPETSTIAPAAEVNRLLDRLRLGTLGSTGTTSFGGRNDNWAGTTGNGAKVFVKQLPDTGEAVNPGIARSLAFERAAALLEPRGPLASPELLGHDEENRLLVFALLDDAKPGIELSVAGEFSEALCFRAGEAIATAHGLDPAGLDTSPLFFPPLSWLAGLPWEIVQENTSAQLAAWQLLQDDEEAVHALHELRTLEDAAPPVPVHGDLRFDQFIASGERLYLCDWENFRLADPARDVGAFIGEWLYHVTYTIFVNPARRDGSRFAGFGATHQDILDRGMANLRQAVPRIGAFWAGYRTRRVPDPHLAVRAMRFAGWHLYDRLIAGAESQLQLNPVAKAAAGVGRGVLLNPEGAAGLLGLVRPGRGRQA from the coding sequence GTGACCGGCATCGGCGAAACAGTTTCCTGGCAGCTGCCCGAGACCAGCACCATCGCCCCGGCCGCCGAAGTCAACCGGCTGCTGGACAGGCTCCGCCTCGGCACGCTCGGCAGCACCGGAACGACCTCCTTCGGCGGCCGGAACGACAACTGGGCGGGCACCACCGGCAACGGGGCGAAAGTCTTCGTGAAACAGCTGCCGGACACGGGCGAAGCGGTCAATCCCGGGATCGCCCGTTCGCTGGCCTTCGAACGGGCCGCCGCCCTGCTGGAGCCGCGCGGTCCGCTGGCTTCGCCGGAGCTGCTCGGCCACGACGAGGAGAACCGTCTCCTGGTCTTCGCGTTGCTTGACGACGCGAAGCCCGGCATCGAGCTGTCCGTCGCCGGCGAATTCAGCGAGGCCCTGTGTTTCCGCGCCGGAGAAGCGATCGCGACCGCGCACGGGCTCGACCCGGCCGGTCTGGACACCTCCCCGCTGTTCTTCCCTCCGCTTTCCTGGCTTGCCGGACTTCCCTGGGAAATCGTCCAGGAGAACACCTCGGCGCAGCTCGCCGCCTGGCAGCTGCTGCAGGACGACGAGGAAGCGGTGCACGCGCTGCACGAACTGAGGACGCTGGAAGACGCCGCGCCGCCCGTCCCGGTGCACGGGGATCTCCGCTTCGACCAGTTCATCGCATCCGGCGAACGGCTGTATCTGTGCGACTGGGAGAATTTTCGGCTCGCCGATCCGGCACGAGACGTCGGCGCGTTCATCGGGGAATGGCTTTACCACGTCACCTATACGATCTTCGTGAATCCGGCGCGCCGGGACGGCTCCCGGTTCGCCGGTTTCGGTGCCACGCACCAGGACATCCTCGATCGCGGCATGGCCAACCTGCGCCAGGCCGTCCCCCGGATCGGCGCCTTCTGGGCGGGCTACCGCACGCGGCGCGTCCCCGACCCGCACCTCGCGGTGCGCGCCATGCGGTTCGCCGGCTGGCATCTGTACGACCGGCTCATCGCGGGCGCGGAATCCCAGCTCCAGCTGAACCCGGTGGCCAAAGCCGCGGCCGGAGTCGGGCGCGGCGTCCTGCTCAATCCGGAGGGCGCCGCCGGGCTCCTCGGCCTTGTCCGGCCCGGCCGAGGGAGGCAGGCATGA
- a CDS encoding T3SS effector HopA1 family protein — translation MTAGLSCPLNPRLVAALREVSVSPDGCSAEVAGTRLTGSDPRDLRGRLANALYETLHAGTPGPGSAAKEFRRDRDFEHQLADAVPHACAPVDGVLLAAGDEELIVRTALVTVRVPRDRLAGPADAIPGAAVRLRLDAARPALSPGFFYVLGSQQRRRPDPAVRRIFVHLTDPDGAVRVWRDVLRELESLHADYHAKILSVRTGYPRRDALVIYLHGEYQSVETAIARRLRDDRALGAATSVLAQRLARGVAAAWEPADSRPGQQHLSFGQHRCFALATALVDHALDPVEGTRELRITAEFRAAGIDPLRPQRNVPQRTGTPGRR, via the coding sequence ATGACCGCCGGACTGTCCTGTCCGCTGAACCCGAGGCTGGTCGCCGCGTTGCGCGAGGTCTCGGTATCGCCCGACGGCTGTTCCGCGGAAGTCGCGGGCACCCGGCTGACCGGCTCCGACCCGCGCGATCTGCGCGGGCGGCTCGCGAACGCGCTCTACGAAACTCTGCACGCCGGAACGCCGGGTCCTGGGTCCGCGGCCAAGGAATTCCGCCGCGATCGCGACTTCGAGCACCAGCTCGCCGACGCCGTCCCGCACGCCTGCGCTCCGGTCGACGGGGTGCTGCTGGCGGCGGGCGACGAGGAACTCATCGTGCGCACGGCGCTGGTCACCGTCCGGGTGCCGCGCGATCGGCTCGCCGGCCCGGCCGACGCGATCCCCGGCGCCGCGGTCCGGTTGCGGCTCGACGCCGCGCGTCCGGCGCTGTCGCCCGGCTTCTTCTACGTCCTCGGCTCACAACAGCGGCGGCGGCCGGACCCGGCGGTGCGCCGGATCTTCGTGCACTTGACCGATCCGGACGGCGCGGTCCGGGTCTGGCGCGACGTCCTGCGCGAACTGGAATCACTGCACGCCGACTATCACGCGAAGATCCTGTCCGTCCGCACCGGCTACCCCCGGCGGGACGCGCTGGTGATCTACCTGCACGGCGAATACCAGTCCGTCGAAACAGCGATCGCGCGGCGGCTGCGCGACGATCGCGCGCTGGGCGCGGCCACCTCGGTGCTCGCCCAGCGGCTGGCCCGGGGCGTCGCCGCGGCCTGGGAACCAGCCGACTCCCGTCCCGGCCAGCAGCACCTGAGCTTCGGCCAGCACCGCTGTTTCGCGCTCGCCACGGCCCTCGTCGACCACGCACTGGACCCCGTCGAGGGCACGCGGGAGCTGCGCATCACCGCCGAATTCCGCGCGGCGGGCATCGATCCCCTGCGGCCGCAGCGCAACGTGCCGCAGCGCACCGGCACACCGGGGCGCCGATGA
- a CDS encoding pitrilysin family protein, with product MTRAVHRFTLGNGLRVIVEPDHRHDLVAVAVSVGAGSRDDPPRARGLAHAVEHLMFPREHEGQAGHLRTVEAMGGLCDANTFRDHTSYFSVADAERLEPLLAAEAARFTGFAPDRRALDGELPVIEEEIRGAVFASFGGFPWTMAASALWGPDRHEGGDHGIMAHLRELTPAEALAFHREHYTAGNTVLAIAGAADPARAEAAVREAFGELPSGRRAARPDLAPRPGAWFKHTAERFRGTALAIATPLPDADTAPAGYVAHAVLAEILSAAWLPRWRKRQPLLRSASIRCGFNGEWFNTASPDLLVATFLPERAWPVHELLAEWDALLEELSSTGPDKAELDRAIALLLLGHHRQLDSVVTRAVAHGRFAVLLPRLDGPHQIPGLLSATTAAQVANAARAVRAAPAACVELAGGS from the coding sequence ATGACCCGCGCCGTCCACCGGTTCACGCTCGGCAACGGGCTGCGCGTGATCGTCGAACCCGATCACCGGCACGACCTCGTGGCCGTCGCGGTTTCGGTCGGAGCCGGTTCGCGGGACGACCCGCCCCGCGCACGCGGGCTGGCGCACGCGGTGGAGCATCTGATGTTCCCCCGCGAGCACGAGGGACAGGCAGGGCATCTGCGGACGGTCGAAGCGATGGGCGGACTCTGCGACGCCAACACCTTTCGCGACCACACCAGCTATTTCAGCGTGGCCGACGCCGAACGGCTCGAGCCGCTGCTCGCCGCCGAGGCCGCCCGCTTCACCGGGTTCGCTCCGGACCGGCGCGCGCTGGACGGGGAGCTTCCGGTGATCGAGGAGGAGATCCGCGGCGCCGTGTTCGCCTCTTTCGGCGGGTTCCCCTGGACCATGGCGGCTTCGGCGCTCTGGGGCCCGGACCGGCACGAGGGCGGGGACCACGGGATCATGGCGCACCTGCGGGAGCTGACCCCGGCCGAAGCCCTCGCCTTCCACCGGGAGCATTACACCGCGGGCAACACGGTGCTCGCGATCGCCGGCGCGGCGGATCCGGCACGGGCCGAGGCCGCCGTGCGGGAAGCGTTCGGCGAACTCCCGTCCGGCCGCCGCGCGGCACGCCCGGACTTGGCACCCCGGCCGGGGGCGTGGTTCAAGCACACCGCCGAACGGTTCCGCGGCACTGCCCTCGCGATCGCGACTCCGCTGCCGGACGCGGACACCGCTCCCGCCGGCTATGTCGCACACGCGGTTCTCGCCGAGATCCTGTCCGCCGCCTGGCTGCCCCGGTGGCGGAAGCGCCAGCCGCTGCTGCGCTCGGCCTCGATCCGGTGCGGATTCAACGGCGAATGGTTCAACACCGCCTCCCCCGACCTGCTGGTCGCCACCTTCCTGCCGGAACGGGCTTGGCCGGTCCACGAACTGCTCGCCGAATGGGACGCCCTGCTCGAAGAGCTGAGCAGCACCGGACCGGACAAGGCCGAACTCGACCGCGCGATCGCCCTGCTCCTGCTGGGCCATCACCGGCAGCTGGATTCCGTGGTCACCCGCGCCGTCGCGCACGGGCGGTTCGCGGTGCTGCTTCCCCGGCTGGACGGCCCGCACCAGATCCCCGGCCTGCTCTCCGCGACCACCGCGGCACAGGTGGCGAACGCGGCGAGAGCGGTGCGCGCGGCGCCGGCGGCGTGCGTCGAACTGGCTGGAGGCTCCTGA
- a CDS encoding pitrilysin family protein produces MKLLAEAVEAVLPNGLRVVLAQEPGAEVTEIRLALPFATRPELAAPMELLAACLLRGTSELGERAVVDRASELGAELSVSRDSEALLVAASTLSTQLPEAIRLLATVVRQAAYPGRELDRVVEAMVSRERSEPRAAAYRQLLRRRYGRHPLTAEPAGAEDLLAVTADDLRRLHAQAIVPSGAVLLILGPLSADTALAHAVQVFGDWTGAASGLRLPPLAGTGDTGRLTLPAAAGTPTLVLTAGPGLTAGDPRHPALHLANLILGGSGSSRLVRRIRERLGLAYRVQSSLEETGAGGWTAVEAVTGPGNGSRTAGELAACMARFADEGPTPEEVGAAKRLARGFAAAGLATRAEIASAATGFVLRGLPPDWLNRYLSRVDLLGTAEVTAAARAHFDPAAHATVVADELPDASEQHSPSGNAS; encoded by the coding sequence ATGAAACTCCTTGCCGAGGCGGTCGAGGCCGTCCTGCCGAACGGGCTTCGCGTCGTGCTGGCCCAGGAGCCGGGAGCGGAGGTCACCGAAATCCGGCTCGCGCTGCCCTTCGCCACCCGCCCGGAGCTGGCCGCGCCCATGGAACTGCTCGCCGCGTGCCTGCTGCGGGGCACCTCCGAGCTCGGCGAACGCGCCGTCGTCGACCGCGCCTCGGAACTCGGCGCGGAACTGTCGGTCAGCCGCGACAGCGAAGCCCTGCTGGTGGCCGCCAGCACGCTCAGCACCCAGCTGCCCGAGGCGATCCGCCTGCTGGCGACGGTCGTGCGCCAAGCCGCGTACCCGGGCCGCGAACTGGACCGGGTCGTGGAAGCCATGGTGTCCCGCGAGCGGTCCGAGCCCCGGGCAGCGGCGTATCGGCAGCTGCTTCGCCGTCGGTACGGCCGGCATCCACTGACCGCCGAACCGGCCGGTGCCGAGGATCTCCTCGCGGTGACCGCCGACGACCTGCGGCGCCTGCACGCCCAAGCGATTGTGCCCAGCGGAGCGGTCTTGCTGATCCTCGGGCCGCTGTCCGCCGACACCGCGCTCGCACACGCCGTCCAGGTCTTCGGCGACTGGACCGGCGCCGCGTCCGGGCTGCGCCTGCCGCCCCTGGCCGGCACCGGCGACACCGGCCGCCTCACCCTGCCCGCCGCCGCGGGAACCCCGACGCTGGTGCTGACCGCGGGCCCCGGGCTGACTGCCGGCGATCCGCGGCACCCCGCCCTGCACCTGGCCAACCTGATCCTCGGCGGCTCCGGCTCCTCCCGGCTGGTCCGGCGGATCCGCGAACGGCTCGGCCTGGCTTACCGGGTCCAGTCCTCGCTCGAGGAAACCGGGGCCGGCGGCTGGACCGCGGTGGAAGCGGTGACCGGCCCCGGCAACGGAAGCCGGACGGCCGGCGAACTCGCCGCCTGCATGGCCCGGTTCGCCGACGAAGGACCTACGCCGGAGGAAGTCGGGGCGGCCAAGCGGCTCGCGAGAGGATTCGCCGCCGCCGGGCTGGCCACCCGAGCCGAAATCGCCAGCGCCGCGACCGGCTTCGTGCTGCGGGGGCTGCCGCCCGACTGGCTGAACCGCTACCTGAGCCGGGTCGACCTGCTCGGCACCGCCGAGGTGACCGCCGCGGCCCGTGCGCACTTCGACCCCGCCGCGCACGCGACGGTCGTCGCCGACGAGCTTCCCGATGCCTCCGAACAGCACAGTCCATCCGGGAACGCGTCATGA
- a CDS encoding ABC transporter ATP-binding protein, whose protein sequence is MSTVDGRPVRPLRALLGHAEPHRWPLVLVLVLTLAGSAAELVQPLMVETIIAKLSLGESLREELLLLVGVFVVSVALNGWHTWIGQRTAERMVFGIRRGLIRRLIRLRVSELDQREPGTLTTRVTSDSTVVQHAATTGLIDVVNGVLHLVASLVMMALMSLPLLGMTAGVLAVVGVVLGFVMPRIRQVVLTTQESVGEIGAALDRSLGAARTVKASGAEAEETERAVSAARTAYRAGLKGARYQVVIATVSGMAVQTSFLVVIGFGGVLVATGGLSVATLIAFLLYLFNLGTPILSLVTGFAALQQGLGALERIEEVREMTVEDDVDTEVSAPAGPPPRVVVDHVSFAYPGRPPALSDVSFSAEPGEMTAIVGPSGAGKTTLFSLLQRFYDHQDGRILLAGDDIARRSRAEVRRRIAYVEQDSPMLAGTFRENLVYAAPEAAEEAIAEVLGLTGLDELVQRLPEKLDTPVGVRGIALSGGERQRLAIARALLRRPQVLLLDEATAHLDARSEQALRRTIEAAARECTVLLIAHRLSTVVSAHRLVLLDRGGVRSIGTHAELLAADPMYRELAATQLLVPEADQEKDPACPSPHPASSTTPSTTN, encoded by the coding sequence ATGAGCACCGTCGACGGACGGCCCGTCCGCCCCCTCCGCGCGTTGCTCGGACACGCTGAACCGCACCGCTGGCCGCTCGTGCTGGTCCTGGTGCTCACCCTGGCGGGAAGCGCGGCAGAGCTGGTGCAGCCCCTGATGGTGGAAACGATCATCGCCAAGCTGTCCCTCGGCGAAAGCCTGCGCGAGGAACTCCTGCTGCTGGTCGGCGTGTTCGTCGTTTCGGTGGCGCTCAACGGGTGGCACACCTGGATCGGGCAGCGCACCGCCGAACGGATGGTGTTCGGCATCCGGCGCGGTTTGATCCGGCGGCTGATCCGGCTCCGCGTGTCCGAATTGGACCAGCGCGAACCCGGGACGCTCACCACCCGCGTCACCTCCGACAGCACCGTGGTGCAGCACGCCGCCACCACCGGACTGATCGACGTGGTCAACGGGGTGCTGCACCTGGTGGCCAGCCTGGTCATGATGGCGCTGATGAGCCTGCCGCTGCTCGGCATGACCGCGGGCGTGCTGGCCGTCGTCGGAGTCGTGCTGGGCTTCGTCATGCCCAGAATCCGCCAGGTGGTCCTGACCACCCAGGAATCGGTCGGCGAGATCGGCGCCGCGCTGGACCGTTCCCTCGGCGCGGCGCGCACAGTCAAGGCCAGCGGCGCCGAAGCCGAGGAGACCGAGCGGGCGGTCTCGGCGGCGCGCACGGCCTACCGCGCCGGGCTCAAGGGGGCCCGCTACCAGGTCGTCATCGCCACGGTGTCCGGGATGGCCGTGCAGACCTCGTTCCTCGTCGTGATCGGCTTCGGCGGCGTGCTGGTGGCGACGGGCGGCCTCAGCGTCGCGACGCTCATCGCGTTCCTGCTCTATCTGTTCAACCTCGGCACCCCGATCCTGTCGCTGGTCACCGGTTTCGCCGCGCTCCAACAGGGTCTCGGCGCGCTGGAGCGGATCGAGGAGGTGCGCGAGATGACCGTGGAGGACGATGTCGACACCGAGGTCAGTGCCCCGGCCGGACCTCCGCCGCGGGTGGTCGTGGATCACGTCTCCTTCGCCTATCCCGGGCGTCCGCCCGCGCTGAGCGACGTGTCGTTCAGCGCCGAACCGGGGGAAATGACCGCGATCGTCGGCCCGTCCGGCGCGGGAAAAACCACGCTCTTTTCGCTGTTGCAACGGTTTTACGACCACCAGGACGGCCGGATCCTCCTCGCGGGCGACGACATCGCGCGGCGCAGCCGTGCCGAGGTGCGCCGCCGGATCGCCTACGTCGAGCAGGACTCGCCGATGCTGGCGGGCACGTTCAGGGAGAATCTGGTCTACGCGGCGCCCGAAGCCGCCGAGGAAGCCATCGCCGAGGTGCTCGGCCTGACCGGCCTGGACGAGCTTGTCCAGCGGCTGCCGGAAAAACTGGATACGCCGGTAGGAGTGCGCGGGATCGCGCTTTCCGGAGGAGAGCGCCAGCGGCTGGCGATCGCCAGGGCGCTGCTGCGCCGTCCCCAGGTCCTGTTGCTGGACGAGGCCACCGCGCACCTGGACGCGCGCAGCGAACAGGCTCTGCGGCGCACCATCGAAGCGGCCGCACGGGAATGCACCGTGCTGCTGATCGCGCACCGCCTGTCCACTGTCGTCTCGGCGCACCGGCTGGTGCTGCTGGACCGGGGCGGAGTCAGGTCGATCGGCACCCATGCCGAGCTGCTGGCCGCCGACCCGATGTATCGCGAATTGGCGGCCACTCAGCTATTAGTCCCGGAAGCCGATCAAGAAAAGGACCCGGCATGCCCCTCACCGCACCCCGCGTCGTCGACGACGCCTTCTACGACGAACTGA
- a CDS encoding helix-turn-helix transcriptional regulator: MPGGFVAAYLVAGEAAVVAANALHSAGLSVEPHRGGPSQIPRYSITGSRRQERADAHHLSVRERQIVALIAVGGDNQSIARELGVSVDTIKAHVRKILSKMGARNRSHAVHIAHEWDILR; this comes from the coding sequence ATGCCAGGAGGCTTCGTCGCCGCCTATCTGGTTGCCGGCGAAGCCGCTGTGGTCGCGGCGAATGCGCTCCACTCGGCGGGGTTGTCCGTCGAACCGCATCGCGGCGGGCCCAGCCAGATCCCGCGATACTCGATTACCGGCTCCCGCAGGCAGGAAAGAGCGGACGCGCACCACCTTTCCGTGCGAGAGCGGCAGATCGTGGCGTTGATCGCCGTCGGCGGGGACAACCAGTCGATCGCCCGGGAATTGGGCGTGTCCGTCGACACGATCAAGGCCCACGTGCGCAAAATCTTGTCCAAAATGGGCGCGCGGAACCGTTCGCACGCAGTGCACATCGCCCATGAATGGGACATCCTGCGGTGA
- a CDS encoding aldehyde dehydrogenase family protein, whose translation MTAVQPDPAQVGETFDSLSPATDEVVGTYPVHAAEQVSAAVERARAAAGWWDGLGFAGRAERLRRWKGVLTRRLPQLCQVVRDETGKPIADAQLESVLAIEHIAWAAKNAREVLGKRSRTPGLLTMNHSATVEYVPLGVVGVIGPWNYPVFTPLGSIAYALAAGNAVVFKPSEYTPGVGKWLVDAFAEIVPEQPVLQLVTGFGETGAALVGSGVDKIAFTGSTGTGKKIMAAAADTLTPVVIEAGGKDALLVDADADLEAAADATVWGAFSNSGQTCIGVERVYVHERVAEEFVAKVVGKAKHVRAGSDEDAQYGPITMPSQLSVIRRHIADALARGGKALVGGVDSVGDRYVQPTVLVDVPEDSEAVREETFGPTVTIARVRDMDEAVEKANATKYGLGSTVFSRARGAELASRLRAGMTAVNAPLSFAGIASLPFGGVGDSGFGRIHGPEGLREFARPKAVARQRFTAPLTLTSFSRKESTDALVAKLVTVLHGKR comes from the coding sequence ATGACTGCGGTCCAGCCGGATCCGGCGCAGGTCGGCGAGACGTTCGATTCGCTCAGCCCGGCCACCGACGAGGTCGTCGGGACCTATCCGGTGCACGCGGCCGAGCAGGTCAGCGCCGCTGTGGAGCGGGCGAGGGCGGCCGCGGGCTGGTGGGACGGCCTCGGTTTCGCCGGGCGCGCGGAACGGTTGCGGCGCTGGAAGGGCGTGCTGACCCGGCGGCTGCCGCAGTTGTGCCAGGTGGTGCGCGACGAGACCGGCAAGCCGATCGCGGACGCGCAGCTGGAGAGCGTTTTGGCGATCGAGCACATCGCGTGGGCGGCGAAGAACGCCCGCGAGGTGCTGGGCAAGCGGAGTCGCACGCCGGGGTTGTTGACGATGAATCACTCGGCCACGGTCGAGTACGTGCCGTTGGGCGTGGTCGGCGTGATCGGGCCGTGGAATTATCCGGTGTTCACTCCGCTGGGTTCGATCGCGTACGCGCTGGCGGCGGGCAACGCGGTGGTGTTCAAGCCGAGCGAGTACACCCCGGGTGTCGGGAAGTGGCTGGTGGACGCGTTCGCCGAGATCGTGCCTGAGCAGCCGGTGCTGCAGCTGGTGACCGGGTTCGGCGAGACCGGGGCGGCGCTGGTGGGTTCCGGGGTGGACAAGATCGCGTTCACCGGTTCGACCGGGACGGGCAAGAAGATCATGGCGGCTGCCGCGGACACGCTGACGCCGGTGGTGATCGAGGCGGGCGGCAAGGACGCGCTGCTGGTCGACGCGGACGCGGACCTGGAAGCGGCGGCGGACGCGACTGTGTGGGGCGCGTTCTCGAACTCGGGGCAGACCTGCATCGGCGTGGAGCGGGTGTACGTGCACGAGCGGGTGGCCGAGGAGTTCGTGGCGAAGGTGGTGGGGAAGGCGAAGCACGTGCGCGCGGGTTCGGACGAGGACGCGCAGTACGGGCCGATCACCATGCCCTCGCAGCTGTCGGTGATCCGCCGGCACATCGCCGACGCGCTCGCGCGCGGCGGGAAGGCGCTGGTCGGCGGGGTGGACAGCGTCGGCGACCGGTATGTGCAGCCGACGGTGCTGGTCGACGTGCCGGAGGACTCCGAGGCGGTGCGGGAGGAGACGTTCGGCCCGACGGTGACGATCGCGCGGGTGCGGGACATGGACGAGGCGGTGGAGAAGGCCAACGCGACCAAGTACGGCCTGGGTTCCACGGTGTTCTCGCGGGCGCGCGGGGCGGAGCTGGCGTCGCGGTTGCGGGCGGGCATGACCGCGGTGAACGCGCCGTTGTCGTTCGCGGGCATCGCGTCGCTGCCTTTCGGCGGGGTCGGCGATTCCGGGTTCGGCCGGATCCACGGCCCGGAGGGGCTGCGCGAGTTCGCCCGCCCGAAGGCGGTGGCCCGGCAGCGGTTCACCGCGCCGCTCACGCTCACCTCCTTCTCCCGCAAGGAATCCACGGACGCGCTGGTCGCCAAGCTGGTCACCGTCCTGCACGGCAAGCGCTGA